A genomic region of Amphiura filiformis chromosome 6, Afil_fr2py, whole genome shotgun sequence contains the following coding sequences:
- the LOC140154640 gene encoding solute carrier family 2, facilitated glucose transporter member 4-like, giving the protein MAGDTESFTFTVMPFYLAEISPINLRGSIGVFSSLCRALGSLIAHILGFAFFYSQTKWPIQLSLTACFAVINLILFPFCPESPRWLFITQNRREDGIKALQLLRGHDTDISAEIEEMKAEYLKSIQVSGNQTIDTLQILKFKRPEWKMALILGSVVQMGIQFSGFSSVMMYTTDIYESAGLGMREIAYATVGLSSLNVVMTGVSVSCL; this is encoded by the exons ATGGCAGGAGATACAGAAA GCTTTACATTTACTGTTATGCCATTTTACCTTGCTGAGATTTCCCCGATTAACCTACGTGGTTCCATCGGTGTTTTCAGTTCGTTGTGCAGAGCTCTTGGGAGCCTAATAGCTCAT ATATTGGGGTTTGCCTTCTTCTACTCACAAACGAAGTGGCCAATTCAGTTGTCATTGACGGCATGCTTTGCTGtaattaacctcatattattTCCATTCTGCCCGGAGAGCCCAAGGTGGTTGTTTATTACGCAAAACAGACGAGAGGATGGGATTAAAG CGTTGCAACTACTCAGAGGTCATGATACTGACATATCTGCCgaaatagaagaaatgaaagCTGAATACCTCAAAAGTATTCAAGTTAGCGGCAATCAGACAATTGACAcattacaaatattaaaattcaaaAGACCTGAATGGAAGATGGCGCTCATTCTTGGATCTGTAGTGCAGATGGGAATACAATTTTCAGGATTTAGCTCA GTTATGATGTATACAACTGATATATATGAATCAGCAGGACTGGGTATGCGTGAAATAGCTTACGCTACGGTCGGACTAAGTTCGCTGAATGTAGTTATGACGGGGGTATCG GTATCTTGTCTGTAG